Proteins encoded within one genomic window of Panacibacter microcysteis:
- a CDS encoding NADH-quinone oxidoreductase subunit J family protein has translation MTGVQIIFYIIAAFILVTALLAVTTRRIFRAAIWLLFSLVGIAGLFFWMDVEFIAAVQIVVYVGGIVVLIIFSIFLTQQSGSEMKQPKLSSKIFSVLAAVFGFGLFYTLISQYNFQPATGKVFSVDVGEIGTQLLSTTKHGFILPFEVVSILLLAAMIGCIVIAMKSKTATDE, from the coding sequence ATGACAGGAGTCCAAATTATATTTTACATCATTGCCGCATTCATTTTAGTAACTGCATTGCTTGCTGTTACAACAAGAAGAATATTTCGCGCTGCAATATGGTTGTTGTTTTCATTGGTCGGTATTGCCGGTTTATTTTTCTGGATGGATGTAGAATTTATTGCAGCCGTACAAATTGTTGTATATGTGGGAGGAATTGTTGTGCTGATCATTTTTTCCATTTTTCTTACACAGCAATCCGGCAGTGAAATGAAGCAGCCAAAATTAAGCAGCAAAATATTCTCTGTATTAGCCGCAGTATTTGGGTTTGGGTTGTTTTATACTTTGATAAGCCAGTATAACTTTCAACCCGCAACAGGCAAGGTTTTTAGCGTAGATGTTGGAGAAATTGGCACACAATTATTGAGCACAACAAAACATGGTTTTATACTGCCCTTCGAAGTAGTGAGTATTTTACTACTGGCCGCAATGATCGGTTGTATTGTTATTGCAATGAAATCAAAAACTGCCACAGATGAATGA
- the nuoK gene encoding NADH-quinone oxidoreductase subunit NuoK, with protein MNEIPLSHILLLSTALFFIGMYGMFTRRNLITILMSIELMLNSVNINFVAFNKYLYPEQLNGVFFTIFIITIAAAEAAVAIAIIINLYRSHHSIDVESAEEMKY; from the coding sequence ATGAATGAAATTCCGTTAAGCCATATTTTATTGTTAAGCACAGCCCTCTTTTTTATAGGCATGTATGGTATGTTTACCAGGAGAAACCTCATTACTATTCTAATGAGCATTGAATTAATGTTGAACAGTGTGAATATAAACTTCGTGGCATTCAACAAATACTTATACCCTGAACAACTGAATGGTGTTTTCTTTACCATTTTTATTATAACAATTGCTGCCGCTGAAGCTGCTGTGGCAATTGCCATTATCATTAACCTTTACCGCAGTCATCATTCAATTGATGTGGAAAGCGCAGAAGAAATGAAATACTAA
- the nuoH gene encoding NADH-quinone oxidoreductase subunit NuoH — translation MTDNMISLESITNSIHTWLNQTFNPTLAIAFEFVIAGISVITFFAVLGLILVLMERKVSAYMQIRLGPNRVGPGGTLQTVADTLKLAVKEGLTPNGADKFLFNLAPFVVMIVAMLILAPIPFARGFQIWDINIGVLYVTAVSSVSVIGILMAGWASNNKYSLLGAMRSGAQIVSYELSAGLSIISIVVLTGSLRISDIVASQENGWWLFKGHIPAIIAFVIFIIAVTAETNRAPFDLAEAESELTAGFHTEYSGMKFALFFLAEYVNIFIVCSIGAILFLGGWMPLHIGNWRGFNHIMDYIPSSAWFLAKVFFLIFVIMWFRWTFPRLRIDQLLNLEWKYLLPISMFNVLLITLIAIMGWYF, via the coding sequence TTGACAGATAATATGATTAGCCTCGAAAGCATAACAAACAGTATTCACACATGGTTGAATCAAACATTCAATCCAACTCTTGCCATAGCATTCGAATTTGTTATAGCAGGCATTAGTGTGATCACTTTCTTCGCGGTGCTGGGGCTGATACTGGTATTAATGGAACGCAAAGTTTCTGCTTACATGCAAATAAGGCTTGGCCCAAACCGTGTTGGCCCGGGTGGTACTTTACAAACGGTTGCAGACACATTAAAACTTGCAGTAAAAGAAGGATTAACACCCAATGGTGCAGACAAATTTTTATTCAACCTGGCACCTTTCGTAGTAATGATCGTTGCCATGCTTATCCTCGCTCCTATTCCGTTTGCAAGAGGTTTCCAGATCTGGGATATTAATATTGGCGTTTTGTACGTAACCGCAGTTTCATCAGTTTCAGTGATTGGCATTTTAATGGCGGGTTGGGCAAGCAACAATAAATATTCACTGCTTGGCGCCATGCGTAGCGGCGCACAAATTGTAAGTTATGAATTGAGTGCAGGGCTGTCTATTATTTCTATTGTTGTGCTTACCGGAAGTTTGCGCATATCCGACATTGTTGCATCCCAGGAAAATGGATGGTGGCTCTTCAAAGGTCATATACCTGCCATCATTGCGTTTGTAATCTTTATCATCGCAGTAACGGCAGAAACAAACCGTGCGCCGTTCGACCTTGCTGAAGCGGAAAGTGAACTTACTGCCGGCTTTCATACAGAATACTCAGGAATGAAATTCGCGTTGTTTTTTTTAGCGGAATATGTAAACATTTTTATCGTGTGCAGCATTGGTGCTATTTTGTTTCTCGGCGGCTGGATGCCTTTACATATCGGTAACTGGCGGGGCTTTAACCATATTATGGATTACATTCCATCTTCAGCCTGGTTTCTTGCAAAAGTGTTTTTCCTGATTTTCGTAATCATGTGGTTTCGCTGGACGTTTCCACGCTTACGCATCGACCAGTTACTGAATCTTGAATGGAAATATTTACTGCCCATTAGTATGTTCAATGTTTTATTGATAACATTGATCGCAATTATGGGTTGGTATTTTTAG
- a CDS encoding NADH-quinone oxidoreductase subunit D, which yields MFEETGTTAEGDLVINVGPQHPSTHGVLHLVITLRGETIINVEPHLGYIHRSIEKMCESLSYRQFIYVTSRMDYLSSHINNHACALCVEKGLQVEIPERAKVIRVLMDELTRMASHQLWWGAMAMDVGALTPFFHAFREREVINEIMEETCGARLTMNYMVPGGVMYDLHPNFQQKVKDFIILFKSKIDEYDEMVTGNVIFQNRMKGVGYISKADAVSYGCTGPTARASNVSCDIRKLFPYEIYDKVNFDEVTATGGDCFARYLVRVQEMRMSLSIIEQLIDNIPEGDFQAKTKAVLKLPKGEFYASVETARGEFGVYIISEGGMTPYRIKFRSPGFSNLSALNHMAKGHKIGDLVAIMGSLDLVIPDIDR from the coding sequence ATGTTTGAAGAAACAGGCACAACAGCAGAAGGCGATTTGGTGATCAACGTGGGGCCGCAGCACCCGTCAACACATGGCGTGCTGCACCTGGTTATAACGTTGCGCGGAGAGACGATAATAAATGTTGAGCCCCACCTTGGCTACATCCATCGTTCGATTGAAAAAATGTGCGAAAGCCTTAGTTACAGGCAATTTATTTACGTTACCAGCAGAATGGATTACCTGTCATCGCACATCAATAATCATGCATGCGCGTTGTGTGTGGAAAAAGGCTTACAGGTAGAGATACCTGAACGGGCAAAAGTGATTCGTGTATTGATGGATGAGTTGACACGCATGGCATCTCACCAGTTATGGTGGGGGGCTATGGCAATGGATGTTGGTGCACTTACACCTTTCTTCCATGCATTCCGTGAAAGGGAAGTGATCAATGAGATAATGGAGGAAACATGTGGTGCAAGGTTAACGATGAACTACATGGTGCCCGGCGGGGTGATGTATGATCTGCACCCAAACTTTCAGCAAAAAGTAAAGGATTTCATTATACTCTTTAAGTCCAAAATTGACGAATATGATGAAATGGTAACGGGCAACGTGATCTTTCAAAACCGCATGAAAGGCGTTGGTTATATTTCAAAAGCCGATGCTGTTTCGTATGGGTGCACCGGCCCAACCGCAAGAGCAAGTAATGTTAGTTGTGATATCAGAAAACTGTTTCCGTACGAAATATATGATAAAGTAAATTTTGATGAAGTAACAGCAACCGGTGGCGATTGTTTTGCCAGATACCTGGTTAGGGTACAGGAAATGCGTATGTCGCTTTCCATAATAGAACAACTGATAGATAATATTCCCGAAGGAGACTTCCAGGCAAAGACGAAAGCAGTATTGAAATTGCCTAAAGGAGAATTTTATGCAAGCGTTGAAACAGCGCGTGGAGAGTTTGGCGTATACATTATAAGCGAAGGTGGAATGACACCTTACAGGATAAAATTTCGTTCACCTGGTTTTTCCAACTTATCAGCATTAAACCATATGGCTAAAGGGCATAAGATTGGTGATCTTGTTGCCATCATGGGATCATTAGATTTGGTAATACCTGATATTGACAGATAA
- a CDS encoding NADH-quinone oxidoreductase subunit B, whose translation MKESGNTTQEAFPGQVHQAPGGGILVSKLDEVINWARANSLWPLVFGTSCCAIEMMSTAAPKYDWSRFGFEVARATPRQADVIIIAGTIVNKMAPVLKRLYDQMPDPKYVVAMGACATSGGPFFYNTYSVVKGADHVIPVDVYIAGCPPRPEALIHALIALQDKIKAGGRIDKIRIEKQ comes from the coding sequence ATGAAAGAATCCGGCAATACAACACAGGAGGCTTTTCCGGGCCAGGTGCACCAGGCACCGGGCGGCGGCATACTGGTGAGCAAACTGGACGAAGTCATTAACTGGGCGCGTGCAAACTCTCTTTGGCCCCTTGTTTTTGGAACAAGTTGCTGTGCCATAGAAATGATGAGTACTGCAGCACCCAAATACGACTGGAGCCGATTTGGTTTTGAAGTTGCCCGTGCCACTCCACGACAGGCAGATGTAATTATTATTGCAGGTACCATCGTAAATAAAATGGCCCCGGTGCTTAAACGTTTGTACGACCAGATGCCTGACCCGAAATACGTAGTGGCAATGGGTGCCTGCGCTACAAGCGGCGGTCCTTTCTTTTACAACACATACTCAGTAGTAAAAGGTGCAGACCATGTTATTCCTGTAGATGTGTACATTGCCGGCTGCCCGCCAAGACCAGAAGCGCTGATACATGCATTGATCGCCTTGCAGGATAAGATAAAAGCAGGCGGCAGGATAGATAAAATTCGTATTGAAAAACAATAG
- a CDS encoding NADH-quinone oxidoreductase subunit C → MTNDELKIKLGELFPSSAFEEGTEWTTMLAEPVLWKEIALQLRHELVLDFLFCITCVDWKTHLAMVYHLRSTTTQDTVVVKAKLDRENPQIATVSDIWRTAEFHEREAYDLFGVQFIGHPDLRRLFLTDDYEGFPLRKDFEDPVNMIKL, encoded by the coding sequence TTGACTAACGACGAACTTAAAATAAAACTCGGCGAACTATTTCCATCATCAGCATTTGAAGAAGGAACGGAATGGACAACCATGTTAGCCGAACCTGTATTATGGAAAGAAATTGCGCTGCAATTGCGCCACGAATTGGTGCTCGATTTTTTATTCTGTATTACATGCGTTGACTGGAAAACACACCTGGCAATGGTTTATCATTTGCGATCAACAACAACACAAGACACAGTAGTTGTAAAAGCCAAACTTGACAGGGAAAACCCGCAGATAGCAACGGTTTCAGACATATGGCGCACAGCAGAATTTCATGAAAGAGAAGCGTATGATTTATTTGGTGTGCAGTTCATTGGTCATCCTGATCTGAGACGATTGTTTTTAACAGACGACTATGAAGGTTTTCCATTGCGTAAAGATTTTGAAGACCCGGTTAATATGATCAAACTATAA
- the nuoL gene encoding NADH-quinone oxidoreductase subunit L: protein MANYFYTSLIPLLPLAGFVVFGLWGKKYLSKISGILGTLILLALTLLSFYTAYNYFFVHGKVNDVYQPIIAFDYTWLRFTDSLSINMGVILDPVSVMMLVVVSFVSLMVHIFSLGYMKGEERFATYYAFLSLFTFSMLGLVLSTNIFQLYIFWELVGVSSYLLIGFYYNKPSAVAASKKAFVVTRFADLGFLIGILMLAFHAETLDFNTLIERLTNTASAQYSTAAAAGLFGVSALTWGLTMIFIGGAGKSAMFPLHIWLPDAMEGPTPVSALIHAATMVVAGVYLVARLFPVFSFDGVALDIVAYTGVFSAIFAAIIACTQTDIKRVLAYSTMSQIGYMMFALGVAGNSGENVSGFTASMFHLFTHALFKSLLFLCAGAIIHLVHSNDMKDMGGLKKLMPVTNICFLIACLAIAGIPPFAGFFSKEAILTAAYHSNMFIYAIGLLTSALTAFYMFRLYFSIFWNKEPHIHETHHGEGTITMKLPLIMLAACTVVAGFIPFGSFVAAGGKPAETHTDIVFSIAPVALAIVAIFMASLMYKNASDRPENIANTLSGLYRSAYRKFYIDEAYVFLTKKILFNLIGRPAAWIDKNIIDGSINLIAVIIAKSSALIKGFQSGKVQHYALYFFAGVAGLAVAFVWWWR, encoded by the coding sequence ATGGCAAATTATTTTTACACTTCCTTAATTCCATTATTGCCGTTGGCAGGCTTCGTTGTATTTGGTTTATGGGGCAAGAAATATCTATCTAAAATATCCGGTATACTTGGCACATTGATATTACTTGCTCTTACACTTCTTTCTTTTTATACCGCATACAATTATTTCTTTGTTCATGGAAAAGTAAATGACGTTTATCAGCCCATCATTGCCTTTGATTATACCTGGCTACGCTTTACAGATAGCCTTTCTATAAATATGGGCGTCATACTCGATCCTGTTTCTGTGATGATGCTTGTTGTGGTAAGTTTTGTTTCGCTCATGGTGCACATTTTCAGCCTTGGCTACATGAAAGGCGAAGAACGATTCGCTACCTATTATGCTTTTCTTTCTTTGTTTACATTCTCCATGTTAGGATTGGTTTTATCAACCAATATTTTCCAGTTGTACATTTTCTGGGAACTGGTTGGTGTATCTTCTTATCTGCTGATTGGTTTTTATTACAATAAACCTTCTGCGGTTGCTGCTTCAAAAAAAGCGTTTGTTGTAACACGCTTTGCAGATCTTGGTTTTTTGATCGGCATTCTTATGCTTGCATTTCATGCAGAAACGTTAGACTTTAACACGTTGATTGAAAGGCTCACAAATACAGCCTCAGCACAGTATTCGACCGCTGCAGCAGCAGGGTTATTCGGTGTTTCAGCATTAACATGGGGTTTAACAATGATTTTTATCGGCGGCGCAGGCAAATCAGCCATGTTTCCTTTACACATCTGGTTGCCCGACGCCATGGAAGGTCCCACTCCTGTTTCTGCATTGATCCATGCCGCAACAATGGTTGTTGCCGGCGTTTACCTTGTTGCCAGGCTGTTTCCCGTTTTTTCTTTCGATGGTGTAGCACTCGACATTGTGGCTTATACCGGCGTATTTTCTGCAATCTTCGCAGCAATCATCGCCTGCACGCAAACCGATATAAAAAGAGTGCTCGCCTACTCTACCATGTCGCAGATTGGTTACATGATGTTTGCATTAGGCGTTGCGGGAAACAGCGGCGAAAATGTCTCAGGTTTTACAGCGTCGATGTTCCACCTATTTACACATGCACTTTTTAAATCATTGTTGTTCCTGTGCGCAGGTGCCATTATTCATCTGGTGCATAGCAATGACATGAAAGATATGGGTGGTTTAAAAAAACTGATGCCCGTTACAAATATTTGCTTTTTGATCGCCTGTCTTGCCATTGCCGGCATTCCGCCTTTTGCAGGCTTTTTTAGTAAAGAAGCAATACTTACTGCTGCATATCATTCCAACATGTTCATTTATGCTATTGGCCTGCTTACATCGGCGCTCACGGCATTTTATATGTTCCGTTTGTATTTCTCCATTTTCTGGAACAAAGAACCGCATATTCATGAAACGCATCATGGCGAAGGGACCATAACAATGAAGTTGCCTTTAATTATGCTTGCTGCATGTACCGTTGTTGCGGGTTTTATTCCGTTCGGCTCTTTTGTAGCTGCCGGCGGCAAACCAGCCGAAACGCATACCGACATTGTTTTTTCTATCGCGCCGGTTGCGCTTGCAATTGTTGCAATTTTCATGGCATCGCTAATGTATAAGAATGCAAGTGATCGCCCTGAAAATATTGCAAATACATTGAGTGGCTTGTATCGCTCTGCATACAGAAAATTTTATATCGATGAAGCCTATGTTTTCTTAACGAAGAAAATTTTATTCAACCTTATTGGCAGGCCCGCAGCATGGATTGATAAAAATATCATTGATGGTTCAATCAATCTGATTGCTGTTATTATTGCGAAAAGCAGTGCACTAATAAAAGGATTTCAGTCTGGCAAGGTGCAGCATTATGCGTTGTATTTTTTTGCAGGCGTGGCCGGGCTTGCAGTTGCGTTTGTATGGTGGTGGCGGTAA
- a CDS encoding 4Fe-4S binding protein, whose translation MRRTGYYFTHHKEIITQQYPDVKQTLPERFRGEVVMKHDENNEHACTGCTACELACPNGTIKIITKFDVTPEGKKKKALDTFIYHLELCTMCNLCIEACPTDAIKMAQNFEHSVYDRSQLTKKLNRPGSKIREGVE comes from the coding sequence ATGCGTAGAACAGGTTACTATTTCACACATCACAAAGAAATTATTACGCAGCAATACCCCGATGTAAAGCAAACATTACCGGAACGCTTCAGGGGTGAAGTTGTAATGAAGCACGACGAAAATAACGAACATGCCTGCACCGGATGTACTGCCTGCGAACTTGCATGCCCCAACGGAACAATAAAGATCATTACAAAGTTTGATGTAACACCAGAAGGAAAAAAGAAGAAAGCACTGGATACTTTTATTTATCACCTGGAATTATGCACAATGTGCAATTTGTGTATTGAAGCGTGCCCTACAGATGCCATAAAAATGGCCCAGAACTTTGAACACAGTGTGTATGATCGAAGTCAGCTGACAAAGAAATTAAACAGGCCAGGTTCAAAAATAAGGGAGGGTGTGGAATGA
- a CDS encoding NADH-quinone oxidoreductase subunit M — translation MKQVRVTALLGSIIQFILILYLYFVDYTLDYVFGNIDGHPGNPFYLEYTHAWFSALNINYHIGVDGISIAMIALTACVVLAGVLVSWKEERMSKEFFFLLMLLAVGAYGFFISLDLFTMFFFLEVAVIPKFLMICIWGSGKKEYSAMKLALMLIAASALVFVGLMGLYFTTHTFNLAEIAQMHIPVNIQNTFFPFAFIGFGIFTALFPFHTWVPDGHSSAPTAGSMFLAGISMKLGGYGCLRVATFLMPDAAKEYSFIIVVLATVAIIYGAFATMMQKDLKYINAYSSVSHCGFVLLGIGMLTETSIRGAVLQMVSHGLMTALFFAAIGMIYSRTHTRMLAELGGLLKVMPFISAVFVIAGLCSLGLPGLSGFVAEMTVFMGSWQNADGAYRIATILSCASIVVTAVYILRATGQAVMGPVSNHHYLQLHDAAWNEKIAAVILIAGILFIGIAPFELNNLIAPATETIIQHITNALALK, via the coding sequence TTGAAACAAGTAAGGGTTACTGCATTGTTGGGATCAATCATTCAGTTTATTCTTATTCTGTATTTATATTTTGTAGACTATACGCTTGATTATGTATTTGGCAATATAGACGGACATCCTGGCAATCCATTTTACCTTGAATACACGCACGCATGGTTTTCCGCATTAAATATCAATTATCACATAGGCGTCGACGGAATTTCAATCGCTATGATCGCACTGACAGCATGCGTTGTATTGGCCGGTGTTTTGGTGTCATGGAAAGAAGAACGCATGAGCAAAGAATTTTTCTTTTTACTGATGCTGCTTGCTGTGGGTGCGTATGGCTTTTTTATCTCACTCGATTTATTTACCATGTTCTTCTTTTTGGAAGTTGCAGTAATTCCAAAATTTTTGATGATCTGCATTTGGGGAAGCGGCAAAAAAGAATACAGCGCCATGAAACTTGCATTGATGCTGATAGCTGCGTCTGCACTGGTCTTCGTGGGCTTGATGGGATTGTATTTTACTACGCACACTTTTAACCTGGCCGAAATTGCACAAATGCATATTCCTGTTAATATTCAGAACACATTTTTCCCATTTGCATTTATAGGTTTTGGAATTTTTACGGCATTGTTTCCATTTCATACATGGGTGCCCGATGGTCACTCTTCTGCACCAACAGCAGGTTCTATGTTTCTGGCAGGTATATCAATGAAACTTGGCGGCTACGGCTGTTTGCGTGTGGCTACGTTTCTAATGCCTGATGCTGCAAAAGAATACTCCTTCATTATTGTTGTGCTAGCTACGGTTGCTATTATTTACGGCGCATTCGCGACGATGATGCAAAAGGATCTGAAATACATCAATGCATATTCATCAGTCAGTCATTGTGGTTTTGTTTTGCTTGGTATTGGCATGCTCACAGAAACTTCTATAAGAGGCGCCGTGTTGCAAATGGTATCACATGGATTAATGACTGCACTTTTCTTTGCTGCTATCGGCATGATCTACAGCAGAACGCATACACGAATGTTAGCGGAGCTTGGAGGGTTATTGAAAGTAATGCCGTTTATATCTGCTGTTTTTGTAATTGCTGGTCTCTGTTCGCTGGGTTTGCCAGGGCTAAGCGGCTTTGTTGCGGAGATGACCGTTTTTATGGGCTCGTGGCAAAATGCAGATGGAGCTTACAGGATTGCAACAATATTATCGTGCGCATCAATAGTTGTGACTGCGGTGTACATATTAAGAGCAACGGGCCAGGCTGTTATGGGGCCGGTGAGCAATCATCATTACCTGCAGTTGCATGATGCTGCGTGGAATGAAAAAATAGCTGCAGTCATACTGATTGCGGGTATTCTTTTTATCGGCATTGCACCTTTTGAATTAAACAACCTCATTGCGCCTGCTACAGAAACAATCATTCAGCATATAACAAATGCTTTGGCTTTGAAATGA